In one window of Onychomys torridus chromosome 7, mOncTor1.1, whole genome shotgun sequence DNA:
- the Cwc15 gene encoding spliceosome-associated protein CWC15 homolog, translated as MTTAARPTFEPARGGRGKGEGDLSQLSKQYSSRDLPSHTKIKYRQTTQDAPEEVRNRDFRRELEERERAAAREKNRDRPTREHTTSSSVSKKPRLDQIPAANLDADDPLTDEEDEDLEEESDDDDTAALLAELEKIKKERAEEQARKEQEQKAEEERIRMENILSGNPLLNLTGPSQPQANFKVKRRWDDDVVFKNCAKGIDDQKKDKRFVNDTLRSEFHKKFMEKYIK; from the exons ATGACAACAGCAGCCAGACCGACTTTTGAACCTGCACGAGGTGGAagggggaaaggagaaggagatctAAGCCAGCTCTCAAAGCAGTATTCAAGTAGAGACCTCCCCTCTCACACGAAGATCAAATACAG ACAAACGACACAGGATGCCCCCGAAGAGGTTCGCAACCGTGACTTCAGGAGAGagttggaagagagagagagagctgctgcAAGGGAGAAAAACAGGGACCGTCCGACCCGAG aacATACAACTTCTTCTTCAGTGTCAAAGAAGCCCCGCTTAGACCAGATTCCTGCTGCCAACCTTGATGCAGATGATCCTCTCacagat gaagaagatgaggatTTGGAAGAGGAGAGCGATGACGACGATACCGCGGCTCTTCTTGCAGAGCTGgaaaaaatcaagaaggaaagagCTGAAGAGCAGGCCAGGAAG GAACAAGAAcaaaaggcagaggaggagagaattCGCATGGAAAATATTCTGAGTGGAAACCCTCTCCTTAATCTCACTGGCCCATCCCAGCCTCAGGCCAACTTCAAGGTTAAAAGAAG gtGGGATGATGACGTCGTTTTTAAGAACTGTGCAAAAGGTATAGATGatcagaagaaagacaaaagattTGTAAACGATACGCTGCGATCTGAATTTCACAAAAAGTTCATGGAGAAATATATTAAGTAG